From a single Pelmatolapia mariae isolate MD_Pm_ZW linkage group LG20, Pm_UMD_F_2, whole genome shotgun sequence genomic region:
- the LOC134618798 gene encoding adenosine receptor A3-like, with protein MECMPVVCARISACMFAYKKYQLSAFFAKLKPKGTTDFLSNKPSNVLDVTQLPSRKLVLSFVTASGCLALMAEWSWVAYTVLEVLIAAACCFGNVLVMCAVCFGIRDSLREPTFCFLVSLAVADFLVGVAAVPLAVLLDGWVSLIPELCLLLCCVVLVLTQASVLSLLAIAVDRYLRLHTPLRYKALATQRHTWIGVSVCWTLSCLLGFTPLFGWHNYSSPACDSTNTSSTSFIHPPCTFLSVISLPFMVYFNFLGCVMAPLLVMTLLYTRIFWSLQGRLKDSCPQTQASLLREKRLACSLALVLILFAGCWIPLHLMNCLLLFQGPQAVTQGTLYTGILLSHANSAVNPVIYAYRIPKIQQAYSQLWRRFLAWLNCCHRKKAGSQIINMQLSH; from the exons ATGGAGTGCATGCCTGTTGTTTGTGCACGTATAAGCGCATGCATGTTCGCATATAAAAAGTATCAGCTCAGTGCCTTCTTTGCTAAATTGAAGCCAAAAGGAACAACAGACTTTCTTAGCAACAAACCGTCGAATGTGTTGGATGTTACTCAGCTGCCTTCAAGGAAACTTGTTCTGTCATTCGTAACAGCTTCTGGTTGCCTTGCTCTAATGGCTGAATGGAGCTGGGTGGCCTACACAGTACTAGAAGTGCTTATTGCTGCAGCATGTTGCTTTGGGAATGTGTTGGTgatgtgtgctgtgtgtttcgGTATCCGGGATTCCCTTCGGGAACCAACATTCTGCTTCCTCGTGTCCTTGGCAGTGGCTGACTTCCTTGTGGGTGTGGCCGCTGTGCCCCTTGCAGTATTATTGGATGGCTGGGTGAGTCTAATCCCTGAGTTGTGCCTGCTTCTCTGCTGTGTTGTGCTGGTGTTGACGCAGGCATCTGTGCTATCACTGCTAGCAATTGCTGTGGACCGATACCTGCGGTTGCACACACCACTCAG ATACAAAGCCTTGGCCACACAGAGGCACACATGGATCGGCGTGTCTGTTTGCTGGACACTTTCATGTCTCCTTGGCTTCACTCCTCTATTTGGCTGGCACAATTACTCCTCCCCAGCATGTGATTCTACCAACACATCTTCCACTTCTTTCATCCATCCGCCGTGCACTTTCCTCTCAGTTATCTCCCTCCCTTTCATGGTCTACTTCAACTTCCTCGGATGTGTCATGGCACCCCTGCTGGTCATGACCCTCCTCTACACTCGAATCTTTTGGAGCCTACAGGGACGTCTAAAGGACAGCTGCCCTCAGACCCAGGCCTCTCTGCTCAGGGAGAAGAGGCTGGCCTGTTCCCTGGCTCTCGTTCTCATCTTGTTTGCTGGCTGCTGGATTCCTCTCCACCTGATGAACTGTCTGCTGTTGTTTCAAGGCCCTCAAGCTGTCACACAGGGAACGCTCTATACAG GTATTCTCCTGTCTCATGCCAACTCAGCAGTCAACCCTGTGATCTATGCCTATCGCATTCCAAAGATCCAGCAGGCCTACAGTCAATTATGGAGGCGCTTCCTTGCGTGGTTAAACTGTTGCCATCGGAAAAAAGCAGGTTCGCAGATCATTAACATGCAGCTAAGCCATTAA
- the LOC134618750 gene encoding transcription factor Spi-B-like — protein MAYATEIKLSGSRGAWSGVAPSSCPEVDLEVIEEYLQEHSLEVQPAQTPASPLTSMGQHIHSHQGTRIIENSWSGQHAYEWHCGSHSEEYRQQPEAWPSPHDNQWGHIAYSDEASGYIDSDSQSSSSQYQDSPSPSSDTGSRKDRDPLPLAPLSGKRKERLFQFLFEMLQTPSMRSCIWWVQSSSGTFQFSSQNKESLAQLWGRRKGNRKPMTYQKMARALRNYSRTGEIHKVKRKLTYRFDEKTLKCLQGDSNTM, from the exons ATGGCTTATGCAACCGAGATCAAGCTAAGTGGAAGCAGGGGGGCCTGGAGTGGAGTGGCTCCTTCCTCCTGCCCTGAGGTTGACCTGGAAGTCATCGAGGAGTACCTACAGGAGCATTCACTGGAGGTCCAGCCTGCACAGACGCCTGCATCACCTCTGACCTCAATGGGGCAACACATACACTCCCACCAAGGCACCAGAATTATAG AGAATAGTTGGTCAGGTCAGCATGCTTATGAGTGGCACTGTGGCTCTCACAGTGAGGAATACAGACAGCAGCCTGAAGCCTGGCCTAGTCCCCATGACAACCAATGG GGACACATAGCATATTCCGATGAGGCATCTGGATACATTGACTCAGATTCCCAGTCTAGCAGCTCCCAGTACCAGGATTCGCCATCACCATCCTCTGACACAGGGAGCAGGAAGGACAGAGATCCCCTGCCTCTTGCACCACTGTCAG GAAAGAGGAAGGAGCGGCTGTTCCAGTTCCTGTTTGAGATGCTTCAGACGCCATCAATGCGTAGCTGCATCTGGTGGGTCCAGTCCTCCTCTGGCACATTTCAGTTCTCTTCCCAAAACAAGGAGAGCCTGGCCCAGCTGTGGGGTCGGCGAAAGGGGAATCGCAAGCCCATGACGTACCAGAAGATGGCACGGGCTCTAAGGAACTACTCTCGCACAGGCGAGATTCACAAAGTTAAACGGAAGCTCACTTACCGCTTTGATGAGAAGACGCTAAAATGTCTACAAGGAGACTCAAATACAATGTAG